GCAAGAAGATTTACATCTGACAAAGGAGAAAATGTTACAAACTCATCATCAGAATTTTATACCTTTACTAGTGTCAGACGAAGCGGAAGCGGGCCCTGATGGCGAGCAACCCGCCAGGAATAGTCTGACTGACTGGAATGGTCAAGGGGCTCTGAGGAGACCCTCCCAAAAAGCTGAACATTCCAAGAATCAGATGCCTTAGAAGCGCATCTCATAGGCCTCGACTGTCAGAGGTAATCTTGACTATTACAAATCATTGGGAACATGTAAATTATGTCCAGGCTGTTTACTATGACACTTAACACATAGTGCTTTAAGGTTATTATAATTATTATCGTCTTTTCGTGAATTAATATGATGTACGTGGAGAAAGCTTTTGAAATTTGCAAAATCATTTCCACAATCTTCACAAACATAATTTAAGCTTGCCTTATAATTCTTACTTAGCTGAGGCCAATTATCTCTGTATGTATTTTTAGGGCTTGTTGCATCAGTATGTTTTGGCTTATTTACTGTGGTACCATAATCATTAAAAAAGGTATCCAGGGAAAAATTATTAAATATCGTTTCTCTATTGTACCATTTCTCTTTATAGTCATTATAGTTTAGAGTTTGTAAACACAATTTGCAAACCCTAAGTTGTTCAACTTTTCCTTCCTCCAAATAATTTGAATTATGAATGATGTTGACCTTAAAATAGCCATCAACCCTCAATGAAGCCACAAATTTTTCAAACCTACCTGAGTTTTGAAAATCTGTAATTACAGAGCAATTTGCAATATGAAATTTACAGGGAAAATACTTATAATATTGATCTCTAATATAAACAAGCACTCTTCTACCTTGAACACTAAGTGTTTGATCATCTTCAACATTTACTAAAGCGAACGAAATATCTACTTCTTGACCATCATCAAGGCGATTCCCTATATCATTTCTGGGAATAATATCTTCTCCAAAAGTACGTTCTTTCTCTTCAGCATTAAATGTCTTTAGAAGCTCTTCAAGCTTTCTTTTGGAATTAGGCGTATTTAATTTCATTCTTAATTAGCAGTTAAAA
This window of the Porifericola rhodea genome carries:
- a CDS encoding HNH endonuclease, which produces MKLNTPNSKRKLEELLKTFNAEEKERTFGEDIIPRNDIGNRLDDGQEVDISFALVNVEDDQTLSVQGRRVLVYIRDQYYKYFPCKFHIANCSVITDFQNSGRFEKFVASLRVDGYFKVNIIHNSNYLEEGKVEQLRVCKLCLQTLNYNDYKEKWYNRETIFNNFSLDTFFNDYGTTVNKPKHTDATSPKNTYRDNWPQLSKNYKASLNYVCEDCGNDFANFKSFLHVHHINSRKDDNNYNNLKALCVKCHSKQPGHNLHVPNDL